A stretch of Shinella zoogloeoides DNA encodes these proteins:
- a CDS encoding tyrosine-type recombinase/integrase, which yields MLTDAAIKALKPKDKLYKIVDRDGMYVVVQPSESIVFRLDYRLNGRRETLTLGRYGPAGLSLARAREKLIDAKRAISEGRSPAQEKQREKRRIKEAKSFGQFGERWLQEARMADSTRAMRRSIFERDILPAFRNRLLTEILPEDLRGLCAKVKERGAPATAVHVRDIVKLVFAFAILHGEKVANPADEVGPSSIATFVPKDRSLSPAEIRIMLGQLEHVPTLPTIRLGIKLILLSMVRKSELQDAVWDEVDFENAVWSIPKERMKRSKAHNVYLSQQMLDIFIALKTCAGNSKYVLPSRYDADAPMSRATFNRVTTAVVVRAKKEGMPLESFTVHDLRRTGSTLLNELGFNSDWIEKCLAHEDGRSSRGIYNKAEYEHQRRHMIQEWSNIVDAWVVGEKYTPILYPPTMDLLTPEPDV from the coding sequence ATGCTGACCGACGCCGCCATCAAGGCACTGAAACCAAAAGATAAATTATACAAGATTGTGGATCGTGACGGTATGTACGTCGTGGTCCAACCTTCAGAGTCAATCGTGTTCCGCTTGGACTACCGGCTCAACGGCCGTCGGGAGACCTTGACGTTGGGTCGTTATGGCCCGGCGGGTCTGTCTCTGGCCCGGGCGCGTGAGAAGCTGATTGATGCCAAGCGCGCGATTTCCGAGGGTCGCTCGCCGGCGCAGGAAAAGCAGCGCGAGAAGCGGAGGATCAAGGAAGCCAAGAGCTTCGGCCAGTTCGGTGAACGCTGGCTTCAGGAAGCGAGGATGGCGGACAGTACACGCGCGATGCGGCGGTCGATCTTCGAGCGCGACATCCTCCCGGCGTTTCGCAATCGACTGCTAACCGAGATCCTGCCGGAGGATTTGCGCGGGTTGTGCGCGAAGGTAAAGGAACGCGGGGCGCCGGCAACAGCGGTCCACGTCAGAGACATTGTGAAGTTGGTTTTCGCCTTCGCCATCCTGCACGGGGAGAAGGTCGCCAACCCGGCCGACGAGGTTGGCCCATCGTCGATCGCGACCTTCGTGCCGAAGGACAGGTCGCTATCCCCCGCGGAGATCCGAATCATGCTCGGACAGCTTGAGCATGTCCCGACGCTGCCGACGATCCGTCTCGGGATAAAGCTGATCCTGCTCTCGATGGTGCGAAAGAGCGAATTGCAGGATGCAGTCTGGGACGAGGTCGATTTTGAGAACGCCGTCTGGTCGATCCCCAAGGAGCGAATGAAGCGCTCGAAGGCGCACAACGTCTATCTATCGCAGCAAATGCTCGACATCTTCATCGCTCTCAAGACCTGCGCCGGTAACTCGAAATACGTCCTGCCGTCGCGCTACGACGCTGACGCGCCGATGTCGCGGGCCACGTTCAATCGGGTCACGACGGCGGTGGTGGTGCGGGCCAAGAAGGAAGGAATGCCGCTGGAGTCCTTTACGGTTCACGATCTCCGACGCACCGGCTCGACTCTGCTGAACGAACTGGGCTTCAACAGCGACTGGATCGAGAAGTGCTTGGCGCACGAGGATGGCCGATCGTCACGGGGCATCTACAACAAGGCGGAATATGAGCATCAGCGCCGGCATATGATCCAGGAATGGTCCAACATCGTGGACGCTTGGGTCGTGGGGGAGAAATACACGCCGATCCTTTATCCGCCGACAATGGACCTGCTTACGCCCGAGCCGGATGTTTGA
- a CDS encoding helix-turn-helix transcriptional regulator translates to MADTTIYDMEQRGEFPQRFYLTSRCVVWDLAEVEAWLEERRRASRAKTVKRAPMPDVQLRKTRPIKHPARA, encoded by the coding sequence TTGGCCGACACGACAATCTACGACATGGAGCAGCGCGGTGAATTTCCGCAGCGCTTCTATCTTACGTCTCGCTGCGTGGTCTGGGACCTCGCCGAAGTCGAAGCCTGGCTCGAGGAGCGCCGCCGCGCCTCACGCGCGAAAACCGTGAAACGCGCGCCCATGCCCGATGTCCAGCTTCGCAAGACGCGCCCCATCAAACATCCGGCTCGGGCGTAA
- the guaA gene encoding glutamine-hydrolyzing GMP synthase, whose product MTQTAHPDSVLIIDFGSQVTQLIGRRVREAGVYCEIIPFQSAEEAFHRMKPKAIIFSGGPASVLDQGSPRAPQIVFDSGLPILGICYGQQTLATQLGGTVEGGHAREFGRADVEILKDSPLFEGFWEVGNKYPVWMSHGDRVTVAPEGFEIIGVSENAPFAICVNEAKRYYTTMFHPEVVHTPDGAKLLSNFVHKIAGIKGDWSMSAYRARAVEAIREQVGDKRVICALSGGVDSSVAALLIHEAVGPQLTCILVDHGLMRKNEAADVVAMFREHYNLHLIHVDAVDRFVGELEGVSDPETKRKIIGRLFIEVFEEEAGKLGGAEFLAQGTLYPDVIESVSFTGGPSVTIKSHHNVGGLPERMNMKLVEPLRELFKDEVRVLGRELGLPDSFIGRHPFPGPGLAIRCPGGITRDKLEILREADAIYLDEIRKAGLYDKIWQAFAVLLPVQTVGVMGDGRTYEFVCALRAVTSVDGMTADFYHYDMNFLGRAATRIINEVRGINRVVYDVTSKPPGTIEWE is encoded by the coding sequence ATGACCCAGACAGCTCATCCCGACAGCGTTCTCATCATCGATTTCGGCAGCCAGGTGACCCAGCTCATCGGGCGGCGCGTGCGCGAAGCAGGCGTCTATTGCGAGATCATCCCCTTCCAGTCGGCGGAAGAAGCCTTCCACCGCATGAAGCCGAAGGCGATCATCTTCTCCGGCGGCCCCGCTTCCGTTCTCGACCAGGGTAGCCCCCGCGCACCGCAGATCGTCTTCGATTCCGGCCTGCCGATCCTCGGCATCTGCTACGGCCAGCAGACGCTCGCCACCCAGCTCGGCGGCACCGTCGAAGGCGGCCATGCCCGCGAATTCGGCCGCGCCGATGTGGAGATCCTGAAGGACAGCCCGCTCTTCGAAGGCTTCTGGGAAGTCGGCAACAAATATCCGGTCTGGATGAGCCACGGCGACCGCGTCACCGTCGCCCCTGAAGGTTTCGAGATCATCGGCGTTTCCGAAAACGCCCCCTTCGCCATCTGCGTCAACGAGGCGAAGCGCTACTACACGACTATGTTCCACCCGGAGGTGGTACACACGCCCGATGGCGCCAAGCTGCTGTCGAACTTCGTGCACAAGATCGCCGGCATCAAGGGCGACTGGTCGATGTCCGCCTACCGCGCCCGCGCCGTGGAAGCGATCCGCGAGCAGGTCGGCGACAAGCGTGTCATCTGCGCCCTTTCGGGCGGCGTCGACTCATCCGTCGCGGCCCTCCTCATCCATGAGGCGGTCGGCCCGCAGCTCACCTGCATCCTCGTCGACCACGGCCTGATGCGCAAGAACGAGGCGGCCGACGTCGTCGCCATGTTCCGCGAGCACTACAACCTGCACCTCATCCATGTCGATGCCGTAGACCGCTTCGTCGGCGAGCTGGAAGGCGTTTCCGACCCCGAGACCAAGCGCAAGATCATCGGCCGCCTGTTCATCGAGGTCTTCGAGGAAGAGGCCGGCAAGCTCGGCGGCGCGGAATTCCTCGCGCAGGGCACGCTCTATCCTGATGTCATCGAAAGCGTCTCCTTCACCGGCGGCCCCTCGGTCACGATCAAGTCGCATCACAATGTCGGTGGCCTTCCCGAGCGCATGAACATGAAGCTCGTCGAGCCGCTGCGCGAACTCTTCAAGGACGAAGTGCGCGTGCTCGGCCGCGAACTCGGCCTGCCCGACTCGTTCATCGGCCGCCACCCCTTCCCGGGTCCGGGCCTTGCCATCCGCTGCCCGGGCGGCATCACCCGCGACAAGTTGGAGATCCTGCGCGAAGCCGATGCCATCTATCTCGACGAGATCCGCAAGGCCGGTCTCTACGACAAGATCTGGCAGGCCTTCGCCGTGCTGCTCCCCGTCCAGACCGTCGGCGTCATGGGTGACGGCCGCACCTACGAATTCGTCTGCGCGCTGCGCGCCGTCACCTCCGTCGACGGCATGACCGCGGACTTCTACCACTACGACATGAACTTCCTCGGCCGCGCCGCCACTCGCATCATCAACGAAGTCCGCGGCATCAACCGCGTCGTCTACGACGTGACGTCGAAGCCGCCGGGCACGATCGAGTGGGAATAA
- a CDS encoding DUF1156 domain-containing protein — MADFCSAPWPVFTPPLTVAPVAEHETVAFSAEPQWKPEQRQPENPRWFSPPAYGMETFGDLFTDRQLVALNTFSDLVHEVRWQIETDALASGISSDPTPLRDGGNGAKAYAEAVSVYVSFAIDRLADAGSSIATWSSSEFIRFTFARQAIPMTWDFAECNVFSDSTGNYLGAVDWVWKALSGLGPNASGTEIQHDAQNVRLPDGAVVSTDPPYYDNIGYADLSDYFYVWLRRNIKDVYPDLGSTISVPKEEELVATPYRHGGKAKAEEHFLTGMTSAISSLARQSSSSFPATIYYAFKQSEVEQDGLSSTGWATFLQAVIEAGYAIVGTWPVRTERSARTIATGTNALANSVVLVCRKKESTAEVVTRAEFIRALKRELPPAIAELQAANIAPADMPQSAIGPGMGVFSRYKAVLESDDSPMSVKTALQLINRELDEYLGGIQGEFDADTRFAITWFEQNGTGKGEYGIADNLARARGISVDSVKHAGIVESAAGKVRILARDELDEDWDPEDDRHLTVWECLQHLVRRHEENGISDDTAVLLKKISAQAEAVKDLAYCLYDISANKRKDAKEATAYNALIADWAELTKAAAAIHDTRGDRQIRLDI; from the coding sequence GTGGCCGACTTTTGCTCCGCCCCGTGGCCGGTTTTTACTCCGCCGTTGACAGTCGCGCCGGTAGCGGAGCATGAAACGGTTGCTTTCTCCGCCGAGCCGCAATGGAAGCCTGAACAACGTCAACCAGAGAATCCTCGCTGGTTTTCACCGCCAGCCTACGGAATGGAAACCTTCGGTGATTTGTTCACTGACCGGCAGTTGGTGGCCCTGAATACTTTTAGCGATTTGGTGCATGAGGTCCGATGGCAGATCGAGACGGATGCGCTCGCCAGTGGTATCTCTTCGGACCCCACACCGTTGCGTGACGGAGGCAATGGCGCCAAAGCCTATGCTGAAGCAGTCAGCGTGTATGTGTCGTTTGCGATTGATCGGCTTGCCGATGCTGGCAGTTCTATAGCCACATGGTCGTCATCGGAGTTTATCCGCTTCACATTTGCTCGGCAGGCGATCCCGATGACCTGGGATTTCGCTGAATGCAATGTCTTCAGCGATAGCACAGGAAATTATCTCGGCGCTGTCGATTGGGTCTGGAAGGCACTTTCTGGTCTGGGGCCGAATGCCTCCGGCACCGAGATTCAGCACGATGCGCAGAATGTGCGTTTGCCGGATGGGGCAGTCGTTTCGACCGATCCGCCATACTACGATAATATCGGTTACGCAGATCTGTCCGACTATTTCTATGTCTGGCTCAGGCGCAACATTAAAGATGTATATCCTGATCTCGGAAGCACCATCTCTGTTCCCAAAGAAGAGGAACTGGTGGCGACGCCATATCGCCATGGTGGGAAAGCGAAAGCTGAAGAGCACTTCCTCACGGGTATGACGTCGGCGATCTCGAGTCTCGCGCGTCAATCGTCATCGTCGTTTCCTGCTACGATCTACTATGCTTTTAAGCAGAGCGAGGTTGAACAGGATGGCTTGAGTTCGACGGGGTGGGCGACCTTCCTTCAGGCAGTGATTGAAGCGGGTTATGCGATTGTCGGCACTTGGCCTGTTCGCACGGAGCGTTCAGCCCGGACAATCGCTACTGGCACCAATGCTCTGGCAAATTCGGTCGTCTTGGTGTGCCGGAAAAAGGAGAGCACGGCGGAGGTCGTCACCCGTGCTGAGTTCATCCGCGCCCTGAAACGCGAATTGCCACCGGCGATCGCCGAGCTTCAAGCCGCCAACATCGCGCCAGCGGATATGCCGCAATCGGCCATCGGCCCCGGCATGGGCGTGTTCTCGCGCTACAAAGCTGTTCTCGAATCCGACGATAGCCCGATGAGCGTGAAGACCGCGCTCCAGCTCATCAATCGGGAACTCGATGAGTATCTCGGCGGCATCCAGGGCGAGTTCGACGCGGACACGCGATTTGCCATCACTTGGTTCGAGCAGAACGGGACCGGCAAGGGAGAGTACGGGATCGCCGACAATCTCGCCCGCGCGCGGGGCATCTCGGTCGATAGCGTCAAGCACGCTGGCATCGTTGAAAGCGCCGCCGGCAAAGTCCGCATTCTCGCCCGCGATGAACTCGACGAGGATTGGGACCCGGAAGACGACCGCCACCTGACGGTCTGGGAGTGCCTCCAGCATCTGGTCCGCCGGCATGAGGAGAACGGCATTTCCGACGACACCGCCGTCCTGCTCAAGAAGATCAGCGCCCAGGCCGAGGCCGTGAAGGATCTCGCCTACTGCCTCTACGACATCAGCGCCAACAAGCGGAAGGATGCGAAGGAGGCCACGGCCTACAACGCCCTAATCGCCGACTGGGCCGAGCTGACGAAGGCGGCGGCGGCCATCCACGATACGCGCGGCGATCGTCAGATCCGGCTGGATATTTAA
- the istA gene encoding IS21 family transposase, whose translation MELYLKVRLAVSEGMTQRQAAKHFNISRDSVAKMVSYSTPPGYQRRSPIRRPKLDAFVSTIEHWLDEDLKVPRKQRHTARRVFDRLRDECGFTGGYTIIKDYMRERDQRRQEVFVPLAHPPGHAQADFGEAMVVIGGVEQKARFFVLDLPHSDGCYVRAYPAAVAEAWVDGHIHGFAFFGGVPQSIVYDNDRCLVAKILPDGTRKRAVLFSGFLSHYLIRDRYGRPGKGNDKGNVEGLVGYARRNFMVPIPQFATWDAFNAFLEEQCRKRQRDRLRGESETIGERLQRDLAAMRPLPTSPFDACDQASTSVTAQSLVRYKTNDYSVPVAYGHQDVWVRGYVDEVVIGCRGEIIARHPRCWDREDVVFDPIHYLPLIEQKINSLDQAAPLQGWDLPEEFATLRRLMEGRMAKHGRREYVQVLRLLESFELADLHAAVKQAIQLGAIGFDAVKHLILCRVERRPPRLDLAIYPYLPRATVEKTSAKAYMRLLSSDAGEAA comes from the coding sequence GTGGAACTATATCTGAAGGTTCGTCTGGCTGTTTCGGAAGGGATGACGCAGCGTCAGGCGGCGAAGCATTTCAACATATCGCGCGACAGCGTGGCGAAGATGGTGTCGTATTCGACGCCACCCGGTTACCAGCGGCGATCACCGATCCGGCGTCCGAAGCTGGATGCGTTTGTTTCGACGATCGAGCATTGGCTCGACGAGGACCTGAAGGTGCCGCGCAAGCAGCGGCATACGGCCAGGCGGGTATTTGACCGCCTGCGCGACGAGTGCGGGTTCACCGGCGGCTACACGATCATCAAGGACTACATGCGCGAGCGGGATCAGCGCCGGCAGGAAGTGTTCGTGCCACTTGCCCATCCGCCGGGCCACGCGCAGGCCGATTTCGGCGAGGCGATGGTGGTGATCGGCGGTGTGGAACAGAAGGCCCGCTTCTTCGTGCTGGATCTTCCGCATAGTGATGGCTGCTATGTTCGGGCCTATCCGGCGGCGGTGGCCGAGGCCTGGGTGGACGGTCACATCCATGGATTTGCCTTCTTCGGGGGCGTGCCGCAGTCGATCGTCTACGACAACGACCGTTGCCTGGTCGCAAAGATCCTGCCCGACGGTACACGCAAGCGGGCGGTGTTGTTCAGCGGCTTCCTGTCCCACTACCTGATCCGGGATCGCTATGGGCGGCCGGGAAAGGGCAATGACAAAGGGAATGTCGAGGGCCTTGTGGGCTACGCCCGGCGCAACTTCATGGTGCCGATCCCGCAGTTTGCGACATGGGATGCGTTCAACGCCTTTCTGGAGGAGCAGTGCCGCAAACGCCAGCGCGACAGGCTGCGCGGCGAGAGCGAGACGATCGGCGAGCGCCTGCAGCGGGATCTGGCGGCCATGCGTCCATTGCCGACATCACCCTTCGATGCCTGCGATCAGGCCAGCACCAGCGTAACGGCCCAGTCCCTGGTGCGATACAAGACCAACGACTATTCCGTGCCGGTCGCCTACGGTCATCAGGACGTCTGGGTGCGGGGCTATGTCGACGAGGTGGTGATCGGCTGCCGTGGCGAGATCATTGCTCGCCATCCGCGGTGCTGGGATCGGGAAGACGTCGTCTTCGACCCTATCCACTACCTGCCGCTGATCGAGCAGAAGATCAATTCCCTGGATCAGGCCGCCCCTCTGCAAGGCTGGGACCTGCCGGAAGAGTTCGCTACGCTGCGCCGGCTGATGGAAGGCCGCATGGCCAAGCATGGTCGGCGGGAATACGTTCAGGTTCTGCGCCTGCTGGAGAGCTTCGAGCTCGCCGACCTGCATGCGGCGGTGAAGCAGGCAATCCAGCTCGGCGCAATCGGATTCGATGCGGTCAAGCATCTGATCCTGTGCCGGGTCGAGCGACGGCCACCTCGACTGGACCTGGCGATCTATCCCTACCTGCCGAGGGCGACGGTCGAGAAGACCTCGGCGAAAGCCTACATGCGGCTTTTGTCGTCTGATGCGGGAGAAGCGGCATGA
- a CDS encoding DUF499 domain-containing protein, which yields MAKSTRQYVFEGMELLPAALIPFVEKRLETSLKGHWQVQVLEKLPSLRPNSSGEVGWDQAALFNAMDRFWSEAFKAVLGRAERSLVNELGDVRNKLSHNETFTYDDAERALDSMRRLMEAISAGETAEQLGKMRDTILRTKFTELQRNEERRKTQRLEISVETVAGLLPWREIVEPHQDVATGEFQQAEFAADLAKVHSGSAPPEYRDPRQFYSRTYLTEGLSTLLVGAAKRLSGSGGDPVVELQTNFGGGKTHSMLALYHMAGPTPVQDLSGLDQLLEKQGLSVPNAINRAVLVGTSRGPQDVLHAEGDRKIRTTWGELAWQLGGADAYAMVAENDASGIAPGSNLLEALFKKYAPCLILIDEWVAYLRQIYKVEGLPSGSFDANLSFVQSLTEAVKASPGTLLVASLPASQIEVGGEGGQEALARLKQTFSRVESSWRPASQEESYEIVRRRLFKDIPGDKFHHRDNTLKQFAKLYRENANDFPQGCADEDYRRKLEKAYPIHPELFDQLYTSWGSLEKFQRTRGVLRLMAQAIHELWMNADPSVMIMPGSVAVSSPRVEPELLHYLDVSWQAIIAGDVDGTTSTPYKVDQSAPNLNRYSATRRVARAIFMGTAPTAQQQNTGLDDKQINLGVVQPGERPTIFGDALRRLTNQAKFMHADLGRYWYSMSASLNRIAADKAAQIEAALVDVTIDAELGKYVNGLADRGHFDAVQVAPASSAEVPDEAGGVRAVVLGVKYPHNGRDGSDALVEAKDILTQRGSTPRVYRNMLVFIAAESRQLDHLKDAVRASLAWGEIVRDTERLNLTQSDSALAKTKLAEANETMKTRLKEAWCYLHYPAQESAQADWEWVSGKIPAQDGLLARASKKLVAEEGLLTELGPSRLDRDLQKYIWNDKPWLSLKDLREYLNRYIYLPRIKDQGVLVKAVQAAVNGMLPGPFAYAERWDEKSDTYLGLAIERAVSAVVVIDGDSVIVRPEVAEAHRPAPVQPGSGDATPGTGGSTPAPDGQPADDVPSAPQPEKKPTRFSGAVMISPERPARDIHQIVEAIVEQLTTLPGSQVKIRLEIDAEVPDGLDRAKVRTLVENANTLGFIEKSVE from the coding sequence GTGGCAAAAAGTACGCGCCAATATGTGTTTGAGGGTATGGAGCTGCTGCCTGCGGCGTTGATCCCCTTCGTTGAAAAGAGGCTCGAAACCTCGCTCAAGGGGCATTGGCAGGTCCAGGTTCTTGAGAAGCTGCCAAGCCTGCGTCCCAACAGCAGTGGCGAAGTTGGCTGGGACCAAGCCGCGTTGTTCAACGCGATGGATCGCTTCTGGAGCGAGGCGTTCAAGGCGGTGCTTGGCCGCGCCGAACGCTCGCTGGTCAATGAGCTAGGCGATGTCCGCAACAAGCTCTCGCACAACGAGACTTTCACCTACGACGACGCCGAACGCGCGCTCGATTCCATGCGGCGCCTGATGGAAGCGATCAGCGCCGGCGAGACGGCCGAGCAGCTCGGCAAGATGCGCGACACCATCCTGCGCACGAAGTTTACCGAGCTTCAGCGCAACGAAGAGCGGCGGAAAACCCAGCGTCTTGAGATTTCGGTCGAGACCGTGGCGGGACTGCTGCCGTGGCGTGAAATCGTCGAGCCACACCAGGATGTCGCCACCGGCGAGTTCCAGCAGGCGGAGTTCGCGGCCGACCTCGCCAAAGTGCATTCGGGGAGCGCGCCGCCGGAATACCGCGATCCGCGTCAGTTCTACAGCCGTACCTATCTGACGGAAGGCTTGAGCACCCTGCTGGTTGGGGCTGCGAAGCGGTTGTCCGGCAGCGGCGGCGATCCCGTGGTCGAACTGCAAACCAACTTTGGCGGCGGCAAGACGCACTCGATGCTGGCGCTCTATCACATGGCGGGGCCGACCCCGGTCCAGGACCTCTCCGGCCTCGATCAACTGCTGGAGAAGCAGGGGCTCAGCGTGCCGAATGCCATCAACCGCGCCGTGCTCGTCGGCACGTCGCGCGGGCCGCAGGACGTCCTCCACGCCGAGGGCGATCGGAAGATTCGCACCACATGGGGCGAACTCGCCTGGCAGCTCGGGGGCGCCGATGCCTATGCAATGGTTGCGGAAAATGACGCCAGCGGCATCGCGCCGGGCTCGAACCTACTGGAGGCGCTCTTCAAGAAATATGCGCCTTGCCTGATCCTGATCGACGAATGGGTCGCTTACCTGCGTCAGATCTACAAGGTCGAAGGGCTGCCCTCGGGATCGTTTGATGCCAACCTGTCCTTCGTCCAGTCGCTGACCGAGGCGGTCAAGGCCAGTCCCGGCACGCTGCTGGTCGCATCTTTGCCGGCCTCGCAGATCGAGGTTGGCGGCGAAGGAGGTCAGGAAGCGCTGGCGCGTCTCAAGCAGACCTTCAGCCGCGTGGAGTCCTCGTGGCGGCCAGCGAGCCAGGAGGAGAGCTATGAGATCGTCAGGCGGCGGCTGTTCAAGGACATCCCTGGCGACAAGTTCCATCACCGTGACAACACGCTGAAGCAGTTCGCCAAGCTCTACCGCGAGAACGCCAACGATTTTCCGCAAGGCTGCGCGGACGAGGATTACCGGCGCAAGCTGGAGAAGGCGTATCCGATCCACCCCGAGCTGTTCGACCAGCTCTATACGAGCTGGGGTTCGCTCGAAAAGTTCCAGCGCACACGCGGCGTGCTCCGCCTGATGGCGCAGGCCATTCACGAGCTATGGATGAATGCCGATCCGTCGGTGATGATCATGCCCGGCAGCGTGGCGGTAAGTTCGCCGCGCGTGGAGCCGGAACTGCTCCATTATCTTGACGTGAGTTGGCAGGCGATCATCGCCGGCGATGTCGATGGCACGACGTCCACGCCCTACAAGGTCGATCAGTCGGCGCCCAACCTGAACCGCTATTCGGCGACGCGGCGCGTCGCGCGCGCGATCTTCATGGGCACCGCGCCCACGGCGCAGCAACAGAACACCGGCCTCGACGACAAGCAGATCAACCTCGGCGTCGTACAGCCTGGCGAACGCCCGACGATCTTCGGCGATGCGCTCAGGCGGCTGACCAACCAGGCCAAGTTCATGCACGCCGATCTTGGCCGGTACTGGTACTCGATGTCGGCGAGCCTCAATCGTATCGCGGCAGATAAGGCCGCGCAGATCGAGGCAGCGCTGGTCGATGTGACGATCGATGCGGAACTCGGAAAATATGTGAACGGCCTTGCCGATCGCGGGCATTTCGATGCCGTGCAGGTCGCGCCAGCTTCGTCAGCCGAAGTTCCCGATGAAGCCGGCGGTGTTCGCGCCGTCGTGCTGGGTGTCAAATATCCCCACAATGGCCGCGATGGCTCTGACGCGCTGGTCGAGGCCAAGGACATTCTTACGCAGCGCGGCAGCACGCCGCGCGTCTATCGCAACATGTTGGTGTTTATTGCCGCGGAAAGCCGTCAGCTCGATCATCTGAAAGACGCTGTTCGTGCTTCGCTGGCCTGGGGGGAGATCGTCCGCGACACGGAGCGGTTGAACCTTACCCAGAGCGATAGCGCGTTGGCCAAGACGAAACTGGCCGAAGCGAACGAGACGATGAAGACCCGCCTGAAGGAGGCATGGTGCTATCTCCATTATCCCGCCCAGGAGAGCGCCCAGGCGGATTGGGAGTGGGTGTCGGGCAAGATCCCGGCTCAGGACGGTTTGTTGGCGCGGGCCAGCAAGAAGTTGGTGGCCGAGGAGGGCCTGCTCACGGAATTGGGGCCGTCGCGCCTCGACCGTGACCTCCAGAAATATATCTGGAACGACAAGCCGTGGTTGTCGCTGAAAGATCTACGGGAATATCTCAACCGCTACATCTATCTGCCACGCATCAAGGATCAGGGCGTCCTGGTCAAGGCTGTGCAGGCTGCCGTGAACGGCATGTTGCCTGGCCCCTTCGCCTATGCAGAGCGATGGGACGAGAAGTCGGACACCTATCTGGGGCTGGCGATCGAGCGCGCGGTAAGCGCCGTGGTCGTGATCGACGGCGATAGCGTCATCGTGAGGCCAGAGGTGGCCGAGGCGCATCGGCCGGCTCCCGTGCAGCCTGGGTCCGGCGACGCTACCCCAGGAACCGGCGGCAGCACGCCGGCGCCTGATGGCCAGCCTGCGGATGACGTGCCCTCGGCTCCGCAACCGGAAAAGAAGCCGACGCGCTTCTCGGGCGCCGTGATGATCTCACCGGAGCGTCCGGCCCGAGACATCCATCAGATCGTCGAAGCAATCGTCGAGCAACTCACCACGTTGCCGGGCAGCCAGGTGAAGATCCGGCTCGAGATTGACGCCGAAGTGCCGGACGGTCTCGATCGCGCCAAGGTTCGGACGCTGGTCGAGAATGCCAATACACTTGGATTCATAGAGAAATCCGTAGAGTGA
- the istB gene encoding IS21-like element helper ATPase IstB: MSTEAPEILLAHYLKTLKLPTFQREYQKLARLCATEGVDHIDYLFRLAEREMIERDRRKVERRIKAAKFPVVKSLDSFDFTAIPKLNKMQVLELARCEWIDRRENVIALGPSGTGKTHVALGLGLAACQKGLSVGFTTAAALVSEMMEARDERRLLRFQKQMAAYKLLIIDELGFVPLSKTGAELLFELISQRYERGATMITSNLPFDEWTETLGSERLTGALLDRITHHVNILEMNGDSYRLAQSRARKAG; the protein is encoded by the coding sequence ATGAGCACCGAAGCACCCGAGATACTGCTTGCCCACTATCTCAAGACCCTGAAGCTGCCGACCTTCCAGCGCGAGTATCAGAAGCTGGCCCGGTTATGCGCCACCGAGGGCGTCGACCACATCGACTACCTGTTCCGGCTTGCCGAACGGGAGATGATCGAACGCGATCGCCGCAAGGTCGAACGCCGGATCAAGGCGGCCAAATTCCCTGTCGTCAAAAGCCTCGACAGCTTCGACTTCACAGCCATCCCCAAGCTGAACAAGATGCAAGTGCTGGAGCTGGCACGTTGCGAGTGGATCGACCGCCGCGAGAACGTGATCGCTCTCGGCCCCAGCGGCACGGGCAAGACGCATGTCGCACTCGGCCTCGGACTGGCGGCCTGCCAGAAGGGGCTGTCCGTCGGCTTCACCACGGCCGCCGCCCTGGTCAGTGAGATGATGGAGGCGCGTGACGAGCGGCGTCTGCTCCGTTTCCAAAAGCAGATGGCAGCCTACAAGCTGCTGATCATCGATGAGCTGGGCTTCGTGCCGCTGTCCAAGACCGGCGCGGAATTGTTGTTCGAGTTGATCTCCCAGCGTTACGAGCGCGGTGCGACCATGATCACCAGCAATCTGCCTTTCGACGAATGGACGGAAACCCTGGGGTCCGAGCGTCTGACCGGCGCCCTGCTCGATCGCATCACCCACCACGTCAACATCCTCGAGATGAACGGCGACAGCTACCGTCTCGCCCAAAGCCGCGCCCGAAAGGCCGGCTGA